The Armatimonadota bacterium DNA window AAGAACGGGTCGTCTGCGTTGCGCTCGATAAACCTGCACGCCGCCTGCCCAAGGTCGTCGGTCAGATATGTGACAGGCCGCACCGGGCCCGGATTCGCCTCGAGCCTCGTCCTGCGATTGCCCTCGATCTCCCAGTACGAGCGGCTCCCGCCACGAAAGAAGTACCACTCGTCGAATCCCCGCTCCCTCGGATGAAAGTGGTCTTCTATACCGAGATGCCACTTGCCGATCACTCCGGTCGTATAGCCGAGATCCTTCATGTAGTCGGCAAACGTCAACTGCTCAAGCGGCAGGCCGATCATCTCGGGGATATCGCCCGGCTGGGCTTCGGTGACCCCTGCGTTGAACTCGTGTCCGAACCGCTGTTGGTACTTGCCGGTGAGCAGGCCGGCGCGCGACGGGCTGCAGACTGCGGCGCTGACATAACCCTGCGTGAAGATCACTCCGTTCGCCGCGATCGAGTCGATGTTCGGAGTCTCGATCTGCAGCGAGCCGGTGAATCCAAAGTCGCCATACCCCGCGTCGTCGCTGAAGATCAGGACGATGTTGGGCTTCTCTTGAGCGATCGCGAAGGCGGTGCCGACGACGAGCAACCCCGACAGAACAGAGCGAACTGCGCGCATAGGCGGCAGGTTACCTACGGGATCGGGTAAATCGGTTCTGGCTCGACATGGCTGCCCCGCACGGGCATCGGGACAACCATGCCACACGACGCTGATGTTGCGCATTGCCGACGGCTCTCTTCGCTGCAATCTGCTTGTCGATCCGCTTGCGATCGCGGACGAACGGCCGATCCTGTCGTGGGTGCTTGATGGCGACGTTCGCCAGGTGGCTTACCGGATCGTCGTGTCGTCGCGCGCCGGTGGAGAGCCTGATCTTTGGGATTCCGGTCGAGTGGAATCCGACCAGACGTTCGGCATCGCTTATGGCGGCTTGCCTTTGCAACCGTTGCAAGTCGCGTTCTGGCGGGTGATGGTCTGCGACGGGGAGTGGAGCACGGAGGCGCAGTGGAAGCGAGCGCCGGACGGTTGGTGCGCTGAGTGGATCGGTTGGGACGAGCCTATTCGTCAAGAGTGCTCCGATCTCTTCCTTCCACCGCCGAGGTGTCTGCGAACCGAGTTTTCCGTCGAAAGGCCGATACAGTGCGCGACGCTTTACGCGACAGCGCTTGGGATTTTCGAAACAGAGATCAACGGTCGCCGCGTCGGGCAGGAGTGGTTTGCTCCCGGCTGGACGGATTACACCAAGCGCGTCCACTATCGCGCCTACGATGTGACATCGCTCATCACAAAGGGCGAAAACGCGATCGGGGCCACTTTGATGGACGGGTGGTATGCCGGGTATCTAGGATTCAAGCCGGAGCGCGACCAGTACGGAGACCAGACGCGCTTTTCGTGCATGCTCGTTCTGGAGTATCGCGATGGCGAAGTCGAAAGAGTTGTGACGAGCGCGGATTGGCGCGCGAGCGTCGGGCCGCTGCATCACTCCGACTTTCTGATGGGCGAGTCGCTTGTCGAGTGCGAGCAGATGGACAGCTGGTCGTCGCCAGGGTTTGACGACTCAGCGTGGTCAGCAGTCGATGCAGGCACGGACTTGCAACCTTTGATCGAGCCGTATCCGATGAATCCGTGCGTTTGCTTTGAAGTTGTCAAGCCGGTTTCGGTGCGCAGGATCAGCTCGCGCAAGCACATCTATGATTTCGGGCAGAACCTCTCCGGAGTCGTCGTTGCGAGGCTGCGCAAGGCCAGAGCCACGATTCGTCACGGAGAGGCGCTCGATTCGGAGGGGAATCTGTACACGGACAACTTGCGCACGGCGCAGGCGATCGATAAGTTCTCGGTTTTGGAAAAAGGCAGAGAGTATTCTCCCAGCGGCACGTTTCACGGGTTTAGATACGCTCAAGCGACCGGCGCGAAGCTGGCGAGCATCAAGGCGAAGGCGTTGAGCAATATCGACAAGCTCGCCAGCACGTTCGAGTGCTCCGATGAGCGGCTGAACCGGCTGTGGTCGAACATCGTCTGGACGCAGCGCGCGAACTTCATCGAGGTGCCCACGGACTGCCCGCAGCGCGACGAGCGACTTGGTTGGACAGGGGACATTCAGATATATGCGCGCACGGCTTGTCTCGTCGCGGACGTGCAGGCGTTCCTGCGGAAGTGGCTCGTCGACCTTGCGGACGCGCAGCGCGACGACGGGCAGTATCCGATGGTCGCTCCGCTGAAAGTTGCGGGCGACGACGGCGGCCCGGCATGGTCAGACGCCGGCGTAATCGTGCCTTGGGCTCTGTACCAAGTCTACGAGGATCGCGCGATCTTAGACCAGCAGTACGAATCCATGAAGCGATTTCTGCAGTTCTGCGAATCGCGCTCTACCGAGGAAGGGCTTCCTCCCGACGAGTACCACTGCTTCGGAGATTGGTTGAACGTCGAAGTTGACACGCCGCACGACGTGATCTACACGGCGTACTTTGCACACGCAGCCGATCTCATGTCGCGGATAGCCGCTGTCCTCGAGTGTCCACAAGACGAGGTGAAATACCACGCTCTGTTCGCAAAGTTGCGGTCTTCGTTTGCGCGAGCGTACGTATCGGATGAAGGAGTCGTGGCCGGGGACTCGCAAACCGGTTACGCCCTTGCACTGGCGTTCGGTCTGCTCGACGAACCGCTTCGATCGCTGGCTGTCGAACAGTTGGTCGTAAACGTTGAGCGGCACGGTCACTTGACGACGGGGTTCGTCGGCACGAAGGATTTGATGCTGGTGCTTCGCGACATCGGTCGCACAGATATTGCGTATACGATTCTCCTGAGCGACGAGTATCCCGGCTGGCTGTTCAGCGTGAAGCACGGTGCAACGACGATCTGGGAACGGTGGAACGGGTGGACGCCGGAAGACGGGTTTGCGGACCCGGCGATGAACTCGTTGTCGCACTACGCCTACGGTGCAGTCGGGCAGTTCATGATGGAGACGATCGGCGGGATTCGTCTGTTGGAGCCTGGGTACAAGCGCGTCTTGATCGCTCCCGAGCCAGGACCGCTGACGCACGGCAGCGCGACATACGATTCTGTTCGCGGTCGGATCACTACTGACTGGAGAATCGCGGACGGTCAATTCACGCTCAAGCTGTCAATTCCGCCGAGCATCGAAGCAGTCGTGCGTCTCCCGAGTGGGGAAGAAGCAATCGTCGGTGCGGGTACTTGGGATTACGAGGAACAAGATTCTTAACCGGTTGAAGGTGTGCCACGGTCAGGCCCGAAGGGTTTGTCCGTGATTTCATGGAGCGCGGACTCTCCAGTCCGCATCCCGGCTCTTG harbors:
- a CDS encoding family 78 glycoside hydrolase catalytic domain, with the protein product MLRIADGSLRCNLLVDPLAIADERPILSWVLDGDVRQVAYRIVVSSRAGGEPDLWDSGRVESDQTFGIAYGGLPLQPLQVAFWRVMVCDGEWSTEAQWKRAPDGWCAEWIGWDEPIRQECSDLFLPPPRCLRTEFSVERPIQCATLYATALGIFETEINGRRVGQEWFAPGWTDYTKRVHYRAYDVTSLITKGENAIGATLMDGWYAGYLGFKPERDQYGDQTRFSCMLVLEYRDGEVERVVTSADWRASVGPLHHSDFLMGESLVECEQMDSWSSPGFDDSAWSAVDAGTDLQPLIEPYPMNPCVCFEVVKPVSVRRISSRKHIYDFGQNLSGVVVARLRKARATIRHGEALDSEGNLYTDNLRTAQAIDKFSVLEKGREYSPSGTFHGFRYAQATGAKLASIKAKALSNIDKLASTFECSDERLNRLWSNIVWTQRANFIEVPTDCPQRDERLGWTGDIQIYARTACLVADVQAFLRKWLVDLADAQRDDGQYPMVAPLKVAGDDGGPAWSDAGVIVPWALYQVYEDRAILDQQYESMKRFLQFCESRSTEEGLPPDEYHCFGDWLNVEVDTPHDVIYTAYFAHAADLMSRIAAVLECPQDEVKYHALFAKLRSSFARAYVSDEGVVAGDSQTGYALALAFGLLDEPLRSLAVEQLVVNVERHGHLTTGFVGTKDLMLVLRDIGRTDIAYTILLSDEYPGWLFSVKHGATTIWERWNGWTPEDGFADPAMNSLSHYAYGAVGQFMMETIGGIRLLEPGYKRVLIAPEPGPLTHGSATYDSVRGRITTDWRIADGQFTLKLSIPPSIEAVVRLPSGEEAIVGAGTWDYEEQDS